The Desulfuromonas versatilis genome has a segment encoding these proteins:
- a CDS encoding VC_2705 family sodium/solute symporter — protein MNNRTFTIGLALATLLATAGELQAAGEEIYQVQQGFKLIPAIIMITLLCVYVGVGFLSKVSETSGYWVAGRGIGKLGNGAAIASDWMSAASFMGVAGLLYLKGWFGLGYIIGWTGGYVLLLCLLAAQIRRFGKYTIPEFLGDRYDCHSVRLIAASVTVIIAITYSTAQFKGIGLICGWIFGMNYTASVFFAAGVVCAYMLISGMAGVTRNQQIQYVVLISAFLIPLWILIRKAGGTGILPQLEYGSILSSIMDGKVASGSLGAEEAEQVRRVYLPWGAGSIYQFVALVFTLMVGTAGLPHIMIRFYTVKNEDVARKSVLWGLFFIGLLYWSSPVYAAMGKFWNPLGGKAVADVIILSAPERAGLGIAFIGYLASGAMAAGLSTVAGLLVAGASAIAHDWYATVFKPDCTDRQALTVGRIFTAVLCGIVIITALNPPALIAQIVAMAFAIAGNTIFPACVLAVWYSRANKYGALAGMIFGLAMTLIAMFGWVMEVPFFGPDGLLPATSSALIVCPLAFIINIVVSNITHDRVTEESAAKMDNILRKLHNLPGYVEEETSGKGSAFAH, from the coding sequence ATGAATAACAGGACTTTCACCATCGGCCTCGCCCTGGCCACCCTGTTGGCGACAGCGGGCGAGCTGCAGGCCGCCGGCGAGGAGATCTACCAGGTCCAACAGGGCTTCAAGCTGATCCCCGCCATCATCATGATCACCCTGCTGTGCGTCTACGTCGGCGTCGGCTTTCTCTCGAAGGTATCGGAAACCTCGGGCTACTGGGTAGCCGGCCGGGGCATCGGCAAACTGGGCAACGGCGCCGCCATCGCCTCAGACTGGATGTCGGCTGCGTCCTTCATGGGGGTGGCCGGCCTGCTCTACCTCAAGGGGTGGTTCGGCCTGGGCTACATCATTGGCTGGACCGGCGGCTACGTGCTGCTGCTCTGCCTGCTTGCCGCCCAGATCCGCCGCTTCGGCAAGTACACCATCCCGGAGTTTCTCGGCGACCGCTACGACTGCCACTCGGTGCGCCTGATCGCCGCATCGGTCACCGTCATCATCGCCATCACCTACTCTACCGCCCAGTTCAAAGGGATCGGCCTGATCTGCGGCTGGATCTTCGGCATGAACTACACCGCCTCGGTGTTCTTCGCCGCCGGCGTCGTCTGCGCCTACATGCTCATCTCGGGGATGGCGGGGGTCACCCGCAACCAGCAGATCCAGTACGTGGTGCTGATCTCGGCCTTTTTGATCCCGCTGTGGATCCTCATCCGCAAGGCCGGGGGCACCGGCATCCTGCCCCAGCTCGAATACGGCAGCATCCTCTCCAGCATCATGGACGGCAAGGTCGCCTCGGGGAGCCTCGGGGCCGAAGAGGCGGAACAGGTCCGCAGGGTCTATCTCCCCTGGGGGGCCGGCAGCATCTACCAGTTCGTCGCCCTGGTCTTCACCCTGATGGTGGGCACCGCCGGACTGCCGCATATCATGATCCGCTTCTACACCGTCAAGAACGAGGACGTGGCGCGAAAATCCGTGCTCTGGGGGCTGTTCTTCATCGGCCTGCTCTACTGGTCCTCGCCGGTGTATGCCGCCATGGGTAAATTCTGGAACCCCCTGGGGGGCAAGGCCGTGGCCGACGTCATCATCCTCTCGGCCCCCGAACGGGCGGGGCTCGGCATCGCCTTCATCGGTTACCTGGCTTCCGGGGCCATGGCCGCGGGGCTCTCCACCGTGGCCGGCCTGCTGGTCGCCGGGGCCTCGGCCATCGCCCACGACTGGTACGCCACGGTCTTCAAGCCCGACTGCACCGACCGCCAGGCACTGACCGTGGGCCGCATCTTCACTGCCGTGCTCTGCGGCATCGTCATCATCACCGCCCTCAACCCGCCGGCGTTGATCGCGCAGATCGTCGCCATGGCCTTCGCCATCGCCGGCAACACCATCTTCCCGGCCTGCGTGCTGGCCGTCTGGTATTCCCGGGCCAACAAGTACGGCGCACTGGCCGGCATGATCTTCGGCCTGGCCATGACCCTGATCGCCATGTTCGGCTGGGTCATGGAGGTGCCCTTCTTCGGCCCCGACGGGCTGCTGCCGGCCACCTCCTCGGCGCTCATCGTCTGCCCCCTGGCCTTTATCATCAACATCGTGGTCTCCAACATCACCCACGACCGGGTAACCGAGGAATCTGCGGCGAAAATGGACAACATCCTGCGCAAGCTGCACAACCTGCCCGGCTATGTGGAGGAAGAAACCAGCGGCAAGGGGAGCGCTTTCGCCCACTGA
- a CDS encoding DUF4212 domain-containing protein, whose protein sequence is MARKERVKVNFFNPSTPNMKREVGIASTILIIWALLSYGIPLVIWLAGLGDASGLGESFITRTRFLGFPLHYWLIAQGCTIGYILLCKLYCVLWDTRIPNK, encoded by the coding sequence ATGGCTCGAAAAGAACGGGTGAAGGTCAACTTCTTCAACCCCTCGACCCCGAACATGAAGCGGGAGGTCGGCATCGCTTCGACGATCCTGATCATCTGGGCGCTGCTGAGCTACGGGATCCCCCTGGTGATCTGGCTTGCCGGGTTGGGCGATGCCTCCGGGCTGGGTGAGTCATTCATCACCCGGACCCGCTTTCTCGGGTTTCCCCTGCATTATTGGCTGATCGCCCAGGGATGCACCATCGGTTACATCCTGCTCTGCAAACTTTACTGCGTCCTCTGGGATACCCGCATCCCCAACAAATAG
- a CDS encoding IclR family transcriptional regulator has protein sequence MPSRGKDSYSIQSVDNALDVLEALCEEGDEVRISRLSEKLGMNKTSVFRLLATFENRGYVEREKGTGKYRLGLSAYEMGQKFLSRMTLLRKARPVMERLVRECNEAVYLAVRRDGDALFLDQVDTPQQVKIVSLVGKRYPLETIAAGKILLAGAPYQDLEAPARASQKNDKPLSDADLEEIRRRGSCTDRDQLGEGIASVAVPLFAGGGEIAGTLCLLGPEFRMTAEKIDAEMLPTLREAGEIISSKLGYLSPHLGKPFV, from the coding sequence TTGCCCAGCAGAGGTAAGGACTCATACTCCATCCAGTCTGTTGACAACGCCCTCGATGTGCTCGAAGCCCTTTGTGAGGAGGGGGACGAGGTACGCATCTCCCGGCTGAGCGAAAAACTCGGCATGAACAAAACCAGCGTCTTCCGCCTGCTGGCGACCTTCGAGAACCGAGGTTATGTGGAGCGGGAAAAAGGGACCGGCAAATACCGGCTGGGCCTCTCTGCCTACGAAATGGGCCAGAAGTTTCTTTCGCGCATGACCTTGCTGCGCAAAGCCCGACCGGTCATGGAACGGCTGGTGCGGGAGTGCAACGAGGCCGTCTACCTGGCCGTCCGTCGCGACGGCGATGCGTTGTTTCTTGACCAGGTGGACACCCCCCAGCAGGTCAAGATTGTCTCTCTGGTGGGAAAGCGCTATCCTCTCGAGACCATAGCGGCAGGGAAGATCCTCCTTGCCGGCGCTCCGTACCAGGATCTCGAAGCGCCCGCCAGGGCTTCGCAGAAAAATGATAAGCCCCTGTCCGATGCGGACCTGGAGGAAATCCGGCGGCGCGGGTCATGCACCGACCGAGACCAGCTCGGCGAAGGGATTGCCAGCGTGGCGGTCCCCCTGTTTGCCGGCGGCGGGGAGATTGCCGGCACGCTTTGCCTGCTGGGGCCTGAATTCCGCATGACCGCGGAGAAAATCGACGCGGAAATGCTTCCTACCTTGCGGGAGGCCGGGGAAATCATCTCTTCCAAGCTGGGCTATCTCAGCCCCCACTTGGGCAAGCCCTTCGTTTAG
- a CDS encoding (deoxy)nucleoside triphosphate pyrophosphohydrolase has translation MQPLIVTAAIIRSQTGILLTRRPEGSRHAGMWEFPGGKLEPGESPEQCLRRELLEELDLPVEVGQVFEVVYHRYDWGAVLILAYECRALSRRIRNLEVAEHRWVPPKELPEYDILAADAPIVRKLTF, from the coding sequence ATGCAGCCGCTGATCGTCACTGCCGCCATCATCCGCAGCCAAACCGGAATTTTGCTCACCCGGCGCCCGGAAGGAAGCCGCCACGCCGGCATGTGGGAGTTCCCCGGCGGCAAGCTCGAGCCCGGGGAGTCACCCGAGCAATGCCTGCGCAGGGAACTGCTCGAGGAGCTCGACCTGCCGGTTGAGGTCGGGCAGGTCTTCGAGGTGGTGTACCACCGCTACGATTGGGGCGCGGTACTGATCCTCGCCTACGAGTGCCGGGCACTGAGCCGGCGAATCCGCAACCTGGAGGTAGCCGAACACCGCTGGGTCCCCCCGAAAGAGCTCCCCGAATACGACATTCTCGCCGCCGATGCCCCCATCGTGCGCAAACTGACCTTCTGA
- the ubiE gene encoding bifunctional demethylmenaquinone methyltransferase/2-methoxy-6-polyprenyl-1,4-benzoquinol methylase UbiE — translation MFKLSDKGRGIRDMFDAIAPRYDLLNRLLSLGIDRRWRTFAVGQLQIPEGGKVLDVATGTGDVALEIAARTPDSVRIVGEDFTQGMLVLGKEKIAQSPFAHRIVLVNAPCESMPHPGGLFDGVTIAFGIRNVVDRLAGLREMVRVLKPGGRAVILEFSNPRSKFFKNLYYFYFRKVLPFVGGLISKRSAYQYLPDSVLEFPDQERFKALMAEAGFSDLRHFDLTFGIATVYVGVRP, via the coding sequence ATGTTCAAGTTATCCGATAAAGGACGCGGCATCCGCGACATGTTCGATGCCATCGCTCCCCGTTACGACCTGTTGAACCGCCTGTTGTCCCTGGGCATCGATCGGCGCTGGCGGACCTTCGCCGTAGGGCAGCTGCAGATCCCCGAGGGGGGCAAGGTGCTGGATGTTGCCACCGGGACCGGTGACGTGGCGTTGGAGATTGCCGCCCGCACCCCGGACTCGGTGCGCATCGTCGGTGAGGACTTCACCCAGGGGATGCTGGTGCTGGGCAAGGAGAAAATCGCCCAGTCGCCTTTTGCCCATCGCATCGTGCTGGTCAACGCCCCCTGCGAATCGATGCCCCATCCCGGCGGGCTGTTCGACGGGGTGACCATCGCATTCGGCATTCGCAACGTGGTCGATCGCCTGGCGGGCCTCAGGGAGATGGTCCGGGTCCTCAAGCCCGGCGGGCGGGCCGTGATTCTCGAATTTTCCAACCCCCGCAGCAAGTTTTTCAAGAACCTCTACTACTTCTATTTCCGCAAGGTCCTCCCCTTCGTCGGTGGCCTTATCTCCAAGCGCAGCGCCTACCAGTACCTGCCCGACTCGGTGCTCGAGTTTCCGGACCAGGAGCGCTTCAAGGCCCTGATGGCCGAGGCCGGTTTCAGCGACCTGCGCCACTTTGATCTGACCTTCGGCATCGCCACCGTGTACGTCGGGGTACGCCCCTGA
- a CDS encoding YhdP family protein, producing MIRRHPLMATLVALLLICIAGAAIFALTFDLDRYRGQLQESLSRSLGTPVRLGRASLSLRHGPAFEFDDLRIGEAGDPAGSIQAEKLFLKLELRPLLQGRLTLSRLLLQAPEIRLTLARPLPAPSPPPGSQSSATALGGSTLVRSLEINDGRLYLLLPREAEQAAVLEFHQFDGNLQNLGPGARVQLELAGEFGRQGRGAPLEIRGEVLLPASATAWRQASLDLRLQLLRAAPGPLLAELNLPPGTPGWEGAADLQVQLKGSPADGLNIAATLAGDKLSLVNQRWFRQPLPLGRLSLQGSWHSSQGAERLEALSLNLDAIALKGSLIARREEPGWRFEGQLAGESPLDGLTRLLPDANPGGLTSRVKQRLAKGTLRLESLHFAGTSETLLDPARQFGLQEARLSLAGGSWQTEKAGTLGDLSLKASLKDRSLTIEQGQGSLWGKVFQFSGGAEGPFQPHPQLRLNLSGKIAAARILELLGEQSGRQGLRASGDLPVRLEARGTPEDLALDGSAELTPLAVRVDQRFDKPAGLKSEMFFTARLTPNRLELAHGRLNLPPIDARLRGTLELRGDKAFRGTVDVEGLAMDKAPQRFPFLERLQPRGGLAARLQIEGSSTRLQRYSGTLFLRDFGLHLTRAIADLNQVNGQIRLENERADIEKISARLGNSPISVSGSLTNFKQPQIALRVKAPAIRADELIFRSDRDYLRDVDGQLVIDGAGLQFKTVRVRLDGGTRAEVTGRIDDFKAPRTHLDIRADYGNIDEVIGLWQGPEPAVETPREASGETSLHITAYARQGHLGGLKFQYADGIIALRDGVLHIYPLHFRAESGYCVGQVAVVRQPSGPSLLKMSGHLENFRAGAVYSDLLHREGLITGNLRGDFYLEGLAGKQFLPTSSGGFHLEIRDGVLRRFKGLARVFSLLNVSQILSLQLPDMAREGMPFNRLDATIALNQGVLSTEDLFIDSNAMNMSLVGSLDLNTEQLDTQLGVKPLRTVDKIVTNIPLAGWLLAGDEKALLTAHFQIRGDSRNPEVMPMPINTVSEKVLGIFKRVLGLPGKVITDLGGLVEEKDAK from the coding sequence ATGATTCGCCGACACCCCCTGATGGCCACCCTGGTTGCCCTGTTGCTGATCTGCATCGCCGGCGCGGCCATCTTTGCCCTCACCTTCGACCTGGACCGCTATCGCGGGCAGCTCCAGGAGTCGCTTTCCAGAAGCCTGGGGACCCCCGTTCGCCTGGGCAGGGCCAGCCTCTCCCTGCGCCACGGCCCGGCCTTTGAATTCGACGATCTGCGTATCGGTGAAGCAGGCGACCCCGCCGGCTCGATCCAGGCAGAAAAACTCTTCCTCAAGCTGGAACTTCGCCCCCTGCTGCAAGGGCGTCTGACCCTCTCCCGGCTGCTGCTCCAGGCCCCCGAAATCAGACTCACCCTGGCCAGGCCCCTGCCCGCACCAAGCCCCCCTCCGGGATCCCAGAGCTCCGCCACGGCCCTGGGCGGCTCGACCCTGGTGCGCTCACTCGAGATCAACGACGGACGCCTCTACCTGCTGCTCCCCCGGGAAGCGGAGCAGGCGGCGGTGCTGGAGTTTCACCAATTCGATGGAAACCTGCAAAATCTGGGACCGGGAGCCAGGGTGCAGCTCGAACTGGCGGGGGAGTTCGGCCGCCAGGGACGTGGCGCGCCCTTGGAAATCAGGGGAGAGGTGCTGCTCCCCGCCTCGGCAACCGCCTGGCGCCAGGCATCACTGGATCTGCGCCTGCAGTTGCTTCGGGCCGCGCCTGGCCCCTTGCTGGCGGAGTTGAACCTGCCCCCCGGGACCCCGGGCTGGGAAGGTGCCGCCGACCTCCAGGTGCAGCTCAAGGGGAGCCCTGCCGACGGGCTGAACATCGCCGCGACCCTGGCCGGCGACAAACTATCCTTGGTCAACCAGCGGTGGTTTCGCCAGCCCCTTCCCCTTGGGCGCCTGAGCCTGCAGGGCAGCTGGCATTCCAGCCAGGGGGCGGAGCGCCTCGAGGCCCTTTCGCTGAACCTGGATGCAATCGCCCTGAAGGGGAGCCTTATAGCCCGCAGGGAGGAGCCGGGCTGGCGGTTCGAAGGACAGTTGGCAGGAGAATCCCCTCTGGATGGGCTCACCCGCCTGCTGCCCGACGCCAATCCCGGCGGGTTGACCAGCCGGGTCAAACAGCGGCTCGCGAAAGGGACCTTGCGCCTGGAGTCCCTGCACTTTGCCGGCACCAGCGAAACTCTGCTCGACCCCGCCCGGCAGTTCGGTCTGCAGGAAGCCAGGCTGAGCCTGGCCGGCGGCTCCTGGCAGACGGAAAAAGCCGGCACCCTCGGAGATCTCTCGTTGAAGGCCTCCCTCAAGGATCGCTCCCTGACCATTGAACAGGGTCAAGGGAGCCTCTGGGGAAAGGTATTTCAATTTTCGGGAGGGGCCGAAGGTCCGTTTCAGCCGCATCCGCAGCTGCGGCTGAACCTGAGCGGCAAAATCGCCGCAGCCCGGATTCTGGAACTGCTCGGCGAGCAGAGCGGCCGCCAAGGCCTGCGGGCCTCCGGTGATCTGCCGGTGCGCCTGGAGGCAAGGGGCACCCCGGAAGACCTCGCCCTGGACGGGTCCGCCGAGCTGACGCCACTGGCGGTACGGGTCGACCAGCGCTTTGACAAACCCGCCGGCCTCAAGTCGGAGATGTTTTTTACCGCCCGCCTCACCCCGAACCGCCTGGAACTTGCCCACGGCCGGCTGAACCTGCCGCCGATCGACGCCAGGCTGCGGGGCACCCTGGAGTTAAGGGGGGACAAAGCCTTTCGCGGGACGGTTGATGTCGAAGGGCTGGCCATGGACAAGGCGCCCCAGCGCTTCCCGTTTCTGGAAAGGCTTCAACCCCGCGGCGGCCTGGCCGCCAGGCTCCAGATCGAAGGGTCCTCGACCCGGCTGCAGCGCTACAGCGGCACCCTCTTCCTGAGGGACTTCGGCCTGCACCTTACCCGGGCGATTGCCGACCTCAACCAGGTCAATGGCCAAATCAGACTCGAAAACGAGCGGGCCGACATCGAAAAGATTTCGGCCAGACTCGGCAACTCGCCGATCAGCGTCTCCGGCTCATTGACCAACTTCAAACAGCCTCAGATCGCGCTGCGGGTCAAGGCGCCAGCCATCCGCGCCGATGAACTGATCTTTCGTTCGGACCGGGACTATCTGCGGGACGTGGACGGGCAGCTGGTCATCGACGGTGCCGGGCTGCAATTCAAAACGGTACGGGTCCGCCTGGACGGCGGCACCCGGGCCGAAGTCACCGGCCGCATAGACGACTTCAAAGCCCCCCGCACCCACCTCGACATCCGGGCCGACTACGGCAACATCGATGAGGTCATCGGGCTCTGGCAGGGCCCGGAACCGGCTGTTGAAACGCCCCGGGAGGCTTCCGGTGAAACCTCCCTGCACATCACCGCCTATGCTCGACAGGGGCACCTCGGGGGGCTGAAGTTCCAGTATGCCGATGGCATAATCGCTCTGCGCGACGGGGTGCTGCACATCTACCCGCTGCATTTTCGCGCCGAGTCCGGCTACTGCGTGGGCCAGGTCGCCGTGGTCCGCCAGCCGAGCGGGCCATCCCTGCTGAAAATGTCCGGCCATCTGGAAAACTTCCGCGCCGGAGCGGTCTACAGCGACCTGCTCCACCGGGAAGGGCTGATCACCGGAAACCTGCGTGGTGATTTTTATCTGGAAGGACTGGCGGGCAAGCAGTTCCTGCCCACCTCGTCGGGGGGCTTTCACCTGGAAATCCGCGACGGGGTCCTGCGCAGGTTCAAGGGTCTTGCCAGGGTCTTTTCCCTGCTCAACGTCTCGCAGATTCTCTCCCTGCAGCTGCCGGACATGGCCCGGGAAGGGATGCCCTTCAACCGCCTCGATGCCACCATCGCCCTCAACCAGGGGGTGCTGAGCACCGAGGACCTGTTCATCGACAGCAACGCCATGAACATGTCGCTGGTCGGCAGCCTGGATCTGAACACCGAACAGCTGGACACGCAGCTCGGCGTCAAGCCTCTGCGCACTGTCGACAAGATCGTCACCAACATTCCTCTCGCAGGCTGGCTGCTGGCCGGGGATGAAAAGGCCCTGCTCACCGCCCATTTTCAGATCCGCGGCGACAGCCGCAACCCGGAGGTCATGCCGATGCCGATCAACACAGTCTCGGAAAAGGTGCTGGGGATTTTCAAGAGGGTTCTTGGACTACCGGGGAAGGTCATTACCGACCTGGGAGGGCTGGTCGAGGAGAAAGACGCCAAGTAA
- a CDS encoding RluA family pseudouridine synthase, protein MIELIPQPNEAGQNILEWLAARIPAAPHSYLRRLLRKEKIRCAGEPLGESAAVQAGQPVQLSDSARLRELLDQAALPEVAIVFESRELLVALKPSGLAVHRGAGHEADNLTDRVQALLQSRRAPFRAAPIHRLDAETSGPVLFGKGRKAASELGKLFMAGAVEKTYLALASGTLEGAGRLESMVPAKGKLKASATDFRRLSGNRQFTLLELRLLSGRTHQIRRQLAELGHPLAGDRRFRGPAVAGLNRLFLHCCRLSLRDPFSGTPLLIEAPLPVELDRCLKQLAIMPPQGEAP, encoded by the coding sequence ATGATTGAATTAATTCCTCAACCCAATGAAGCGGGGCAGAACATCCTGGAATGGTTGGCCGCCCGGATTCCGGCCGCGCCGCACAGCTACCTGCGCCGGCTGCTGCGCAAAGAGAAGATCCGCTGCGCCGGCGAGCCACTGGGGGAGAGCGCCGCGGTCCAGGCCGGGCAGCCGGTGCAGCTCTCCGACAGCGCGCGGCTCAGGGAACTGCTGGACCAGGCGGCTCTGCCGGAGGTCGCGATCGTCTTTGAAAGCCGGGAACTGCTGGTGGCCCTCAAGCCCTCGGGGCTGGCGGTCCACCGCGGCGCCGGCCACGAGGCGGACAACCTGACCGATCGGGTCCAGGCCCTGCTGCAAAGCAGACGGGCCCCGTTTCGGGCGGCTCCCATCCACCGCCTGGATGCGGAGACTTCCGGGCCGGTGCTGTTCGGCAAGGGGCGCAAGGCCGCCTCGGAGCTGGGCAAACTGTTTATGGCCGGGGCCGTGGAAAAAACCTACCTGGCCCTGGCCTCGGGAACCCTGGAAGGAGCCGGGCGCCTCGAATCGATGGTGCCGGCCAAGGGCAAACTCAAAGCGTCGGCCACCGATTTTCGGCGCCTGTCGGGGAACCGGCAATTCACCCTGCTCGAACTGCGCCTGCTGAGCGGGCGGACCCACCAGATCCGCCGCCAGCTGGCCGAACTCGGGCACCCCCTGGCCGGCGACCGCCGGTTCCGTGGGCCGGCCGTGGCCGGGCTGAACCGCCTGTTCCTGCATTGCTGCCGCCTGAGCCTGCGGGATCCGTTCAGCGGGACCCCGCTGCTGATCGAGGCGCCTTTGCCGGTGGAGCTGGATCGCTGCCTCAAGCAACTGGCAATCATGCCGCCCCAGGGCGAGGCCCCCTGA